The sequence GTTCTGCGCTCTTTCTTAGTGCAGTGAACTGCCAGGTCTATGTTTTGGGCaggttttaaaaaaaagtatatattaaGAAATGATTGAGTTAGGAGCCATTGGTAAACTTGAATCCtagaatgtaaaaaatatatataaataaaagagGGTGTCAAGTGGGATGAGGTTAAATAACGTGGGTGATTGCATAGCCTTTTAGGTTTGCTTTGTTTTcagatatttttatttttttgacttTTTCAATATAAAAACAGAGCAGGTTTGCAAAGTGGCAATTTTTATTTGAAAAACAGAGCAGGTTTGCAAAGTGGCTATTACTCATTGGTCTATTAGTATATTGAGTCTTCAGTATAATAAACACATTTGCTTTGAGTTGCTGAGACAACGTTTCAACATCGGGGCACTACAAGGTCATTGTTAAACATCCGTTTCAATTAGTACAGATGACCTCCGTAATTCCATAACAGATATGCCTCCTACAACCTTTCAACTCTCCCTTATTAAGTCCGCATCCCCATCTCACCTATTCGATCTCCTATTACCCTCTCTGTCCCGTTTTCCGCTACCTGTCCTTTCTCCTCCAATCCCCCTCTCGATTGTTCACCTTCAATAGCCTCAAACCTGGCCCCCCTGGCTGATGTAATACTCAGCCTCCCTTCTTCTGACGGGTAAGGGTTGCCGTGGAGACTCCGCTCCGCCGGTGTGGGGATGGTGGCGGCCTCGGAGGGAGGTGTGGTTGCTGTGGTGATGGTGGGCGGGGGGAGCCGAAGGGGGGTCGCGGAGGGACGGGGGAACGTCGGAGGCTTTGATGGGGATGATCCGGGTGTCCATGACCTCACAATCCACCTGCATCATCATCTCATGGGATTTGTTATATAAACTCTctgtgggagtgagagagaaagaaagagtgcaATGTAAAAAAAGAGAGACTGACAGGGatatggggagaggagagtgtacAATAGATAGCCTTTATTTGTCTAACTaaataacaaaaaaaagtgtttggGGCAGTGCATTGGGGCTATAATTATGCATAATTCTAAACCGCTGATAGTTCCAACTAGATATCAAGAAAAACAAAGTCACCGTTGACAGACATAGCCGGCATCACCAGGGACATTTTGGGCCGTGTGGTCTTGTTGTGGCTGATGGCAGGCAACAGCAGGTGATCCTACAAACAGAAAGCATGTTCAGAAATGTCAGGACACGTTTGTTTTGCATTTTTCCAATGACACCCACCGTCCGTTTTTATTCACACTCGGTTTCACTTCCCTAGAGGTTTGGCGTCGCCGTTCCGTTCTTACCCGTCTGAAGGAGACCACGTAGAAGGTGTCCTCACGCCGGTCGATGGCGTCCATGAAGTCACTGTAGCTGATCTCGGGACCGGCAGGGAACACTTGTATctgactgtgagagacagaaggGAAGTTAGGCCAAGACAAATAGCattcatttaaaaataataacCATTTAAATGGTCGGACTCATTCCAGCAGTGTTTTTCCTCAGTTGATGCAAATGCCACACTTGGTTTAGTGTGGTACAAGTGAACATGCAAAAGTCAACGAATCACTTAGAAATTGAAGCATGAACACCCATTGTTGACTACTGGGAAATGTGGTCTACGACGGTTACCTCTCGATGGAACGATGGGTCTGTATGGGAAGATATCTGGAGAAGTTTGTCTTCCTTAGCTGTGCTTTCTGTAGAAAAGGGAAGGGAAACAACGATGATGAATGTGTGCACCCAAACAACACCAATGAACACCAACTCGAACAGCTAGGTCGTTCAACACACCAGAGGGTATCATGAGAACTCACCTGCGCATGTGAACTTGAaagttgctggtattttggcctaaTGTGATCTGATACAGAAATACTAAGAAAGTAAATGAAACCACACCTGCGCTATTTTAGCTTTTTTCACCATCTTTGGCTTCCCCCCAGACTTCTTCCTGTCGATCTGGTGCCTGTGAACCCATCCTCTCAGCTCATCCGCCAGCCTGAAAGAGGACGTGAAACAGTCAGCTACAGTCAAGACGAGTGCACAGATAATGTACTAATAACACATACAGTGGGATCTATGAGGATATTATACCCCGCCCCCCTTTCAACACAGATATACGAGAACACAGGTGCACTGTAAATAGAGTAGCAATATCATATTTGCATAAATGTGgtgggtgggagagaaagagagcgaaaaaGAGAGACTCCTGAGTTGCGACCATAGCAGCACCGCTGACCTGAGGGACTCGGAACGGTTGAACTGCCTGCAGTCATTGGAGGTGAAATAGCGGTCGATGTCCTGCAGGACCAAATCCTTCACGTCACTGAACACGTCACTCAGGTTCCTGAAAACAGCCAAACACGTAATGCAGATTGAAACAGCAACTTCGAACAGATTCAACATCCTTCTGAAAGCCTAAATCAGCATATCACTACTATTCTATGGAAAACTAGTGTGTTCAAGGGCACAAGTCCTTAAAGGGCCGTAAACATGAAGTAAACACTTAACAGGCAAGTAGTATGTGGACATCGTTCATTTTACGACAGTCTGTTACTTACTTCCAAGATCAGACCAGTATGACTGCATTCTAGATTATTAGACTGCATGAAAATCTTCTGCTCAGCTCAAACACTGTCTTGTTCTCTAAGGGCATTCTACTTGGCCATGTTTGCAAAGCCTCATCAATTAAAACCTTTGGTAGATGCATGATTGGCTGTACGACCCACATGGGCAGCAGTCGCAGATGGCTGTGAAAAGGTCATAATGAACAGGCTCACCCTCATGGATATGCAGAATGAACTATGAATTGGACTTTACTACCAACCTAAACTGGTATGAATCGGTGGATtccctctccacttctcctcccttccacccatcctctcctccctcctcctcctcctcctcctcaggatCCATCCTTTCCTCCACTCTGCTGTGTTCCTGAGCCGTCTCAAACTCCAGGAGACGTCTTCCTGCGTGAGGCACCACCTCTTCCTGTAGTCCCGTCTCCAGCTTCCTGTCTGTGATACTGGAGGAATTTTTTTTGTCAAAATCAAACATTAAATCATGGAGTTACGCACATGACTCGTTAAAACAAAGGATTTGTTTTGGCCAATTTGCCAATTGTTAACACTTAATTGAATGGCAGTGACTTTTACCTGACAGGGCCGAAACTGAAAGTCATGAACAGTAGCACTGCCATGACGCAGACGGCCCTCTTATTGTTACCAGACTCACTGCCCTGGACATAGAGAAAAGAGAGTTAAAGCACAGTGTACACTGTACAAACACGTATCCTCAATCACATCTTTGAATGTATCTAGTCATTGCTTAAACAGACAAATCTTAACCACATTCTTAAAACTTTCATTTAGAAAGATGAATTGAAAGCAATGCAGTCCATCCAGTCCATTAGGGAAATCCATCTCTGGCCCAGTAATGTAATCGCCGAACACATTTGCTTAAAGCCGCGATTATGTCACTTTTTGGTCGaccccgaccaaattcacatagaaatgtgagttatagatctgtcattcatatagaaagcaagtctaagaaatATTAATTTTCCCAAAGTCttctgcctcagtttgtatgatgggaatttgcatatactccacaatgttatgaagagtgatcagatgaattacaattaattgcaagtccctctttgccatgcaaatgaacagAATCccacaaaaacatttccactgcatttcagtcctgccacaaaaggaccagctgacatcatgtcagtgattctctcacaTAGGTGTGAGAGTTGACGAGGAcagggctggagatcactctgtcatgctgattgagttcgaataacagactggaagcttcaaaaggagggtggtgcttggaatcattgttcttcctctgtcaaccatgtttccttgcaggtataCATGtaccgtcatcattgctttgcacaaaaagagcttcacaggcaaggatatggctgccagtaagattgcacctaaatcaaccatttatcggatcatcaagaacttcaaggagagcagttcaaatgctgtgaagaaggcttcagggcgcccaagaaagtccagcaagcgccaggaccgtctcacCAGTAcaaagcttgctcaggaatggcagcaggcaggtgtgagtgcatctgcatgcacagtgaggtgaagacttttggaggatggcctggtgtcaagaagggcagcaaagaagccacttctctccaggaaaaacatcagggacagactgatattctgccaaaggtacagggattggactgctgaggaccggggtaaagtcattttctcaggcagatggacaaacaaaaacccacaaattctgacaaattccaagcattgattatgcaagaatgggctgccatcagtcaggttGTAGCCCAGAAgtgaattgacagcatgccagggcggattgcagaggtcttgaaaaacaagggtcaacactgcaaatattgactctttgcatcaacttcatgtaattgtcaataaaagcctttgacacttatgaaatgcgtATAATTATGATTCGGTATTCCattgtaacatctgacaaaagtatctaaagacactgaagcagcaaactttgtggaaattaatatttgtgtcattctcaaaacttctTGCCACgattgtacaccagcttcaaacagctggaaATACAATATATTTGGTTAAAGGCCTAAAATAAACCttttggtccaccagccactgtggcaggtagATGGGGAAGAAAATAATCAAACAGCCACTCAGATCTTTTTTACCGGGCTAAATATTTTCCCTCCATAATTACAGCAAAGAATCGTCAAATAAAAACAGAATAGATGACCATTAtttgtaatgtttctaaaacaatGTATTAGTAAAAAGTAATGTGGTGTATTGCAccatttcatttcattttaaTCAAAATATCAGAAGAGACCATTTTCTGATGCGCCTGTGGGGCGTAAGTCTGTGTGTGAGATTTGGGATCTGACCAGGGCATCTCTTCGCTATCAGTTGAAGCAGCAGACTCAAACTAATGTCGAAAAACAACCAAGCTTGTGAACAAaatgtaaatagccaagaaacacaaaGACAAAGTCTCGGTTTGTAGACTTTAGAGTAATTTAGACCAACTTCTATACACAGCGCCTCCACAAATGAATCAGCACTTCATTCAGAGCGCACAGCTCTCCTGCCAGGCAGTGTTGCTGCGTGAGGTGGGATATAGGATTTATATTTCTTTGTTTGATTAGCAGCTTTGAAACAAAACAGCAGAAACACTCTGAAAACAGCTACTGCAGCATTTTTCGACAATAAATTGCAACTAGCACGTGCTCATACTTGACCTCTGACTATTTCTTTATTTGGAAATATAATGGtcgcactgtagagccctgcatATCTTCCCTCCCACTCCACCCTCCCACCCGTACCTCTTTCCCGACAAGCCTCTCCCTCAGGGCCTGGTTCTCCCTGCGGAGGCGCTCGTTCTCCTGCTGCGCCTCCCTCAGCTGGCCCTCCAGGTTCTGCAGGTACTCCTTCTTTTTTTTGCGTGACTGGCACGCCGACTCCCGGTTCTTGATCATCCTCTGCTGCCTCTTCATCACCTTCATCTGTGACATGGCCGGAGGGGAGAACGTGAAAGTGAATTATGGCAGAAGTTGTTAACAGCAGCTGATTGCACAGCGTATGATTTGACAGTGAAGACTGAGGTAATACAACAGCTGaagaagagagtgaaagagactcAATCCTACTCACCGACTGACTGACATGTGACTGACAGACACTCACATCAATGCCATTGCTCCCTGGCAGAGAGGACGCTGGGACTACGGGTTTGCTGCGGAATGGGGCTGTGGGGCTATGGCCGTGAGGCATGGTGGGAGAGACAGGCTCCATTTTGACGATGGCTGGAGTggaccccagacagacagactgggaaagCACCACTAAGGGAGGAAAGGAATGGGACATCACTTAGCTATTACATAACCATGCCATTACGTAATAAATTATCTtaccagacagacacactaaaaTCCAGAATCCgggtagtaaaaaaaaaaaagaaaaaaaaaagacttGATATATAAATAgtttttctctcttctttttacccccttttcctcCCCAACGGACTCgggaggtgaaggtcgagtcatgcgtcctccgaaacatgacccgccaaactgcGCTTCTTAACACCAACCCGCTTAACATGGAAGCAAACACCGTTCACCTGACGACCGAGGTCACCCCGcaggcgcccagcccgccacaaggagtcgctagagcacgatgagtcAAATAAACAACCCCCGGCCAAAcattcccctaacccggacaacgctgggccaattgtgcactgccctatgggactcccaaacacggctggttgtgatacagcccgggatcgaacccgggtctttAATGACACCTCTCAGACCGCTGCGCACTCGAGAGGCCCCTATAAATAGATTTCTAATCAACAACCGTTGCAGGAATATACATTGACGGGCATTGTGTCGATTtgagcatgtacacacacacacaaggacagacagggagagtaactctaaataaaaaatatatattcaagGATCCCCTTTAATTAACCTTGTGTATTCACCAAACGGTAATCCTGGAAAAAGGTAATGTGTGAAAAATGGTCAGTCTGGTCCCAGGACTCACCTGGCCTGCTCTGGTCCATGCTAGGCAGGCTGTGCAGTATGAGGGCCGTGGCTGGACTGGGAGACTGGGGGACGGGGAGAGCCGATAAACACACAGGCCTGGGCTGGATGGGAGGCTTACTGCTCAGGATGGTACTGGCTTTGATGGTGGCCGCAGTGGGGTGGACTGGAGGGAGGGTGTGTATGAGCGATAGAGAAAACAATGTGACAGAGAGCATGAACGCGTGAGAGTTAAAACCCCCCCCACGCACTATAAATGTCTAAGTACATTAGCATCAAAAGTACATGAAATACAAAGTCTGCTCTCTTGTGGATGAAGTCTTTCCTGTGCagcacgtacacctacagtatagCTGACATCACTGTAGCAACACACACCTGTGGCAAGTGCGTTGATGCCATTGTTGGCTGCTGTCTGATGTTGCTGTGGCTGTGGGAGCAAATGGGACTGTGGTTGGGCCTGTGGCGCCGAGGACAACGTGACTTCACATGTGCCAAGTGGTGGCGACAGCACATCTCCAAACATATAAGGAGGTGTGGGCGGGTTCTCCCCTTTCACTGTGATCTGaatggtagaaagagagagatgtgaaagacattataaactttaaaaaaaaaaaggcttCACACCTTTGTTGCACATTGATTAGCTTTGACATATTCTAACTAGGCTAACTAGTTCAGAGACTCTGAGACACAGTCATGCATCAATGTTGCATAACGTGCCTTTAGTTGTGTGATGTGGAAGTTGATTTCTGTCTGGACTGACCTGTGAGTCTGGGAGTGACGTCAGGGAGCAGTCTGAGGCCAgcgaggaggcaggggagggaggcTCCGCCTTCACCCGGAACACTGGAACAGCACACACAAATGATTCAAAAAGACACAGTGAATATTTCACATTCCAGgataaaaagacacacacacacgtaagcaATAGCCAAAGAGGAACTTACACATGTCCACTGGCAAAGGCTGCGTTATCGTCATTTTATCTTTCAATACGGGACTGTCCCCTTAAGagtgagaggaaggcagagagacagcggggagggagggagcaaggtTATGCAAGTACACTACAACTGACGCTGAGCTACAATGACACCTTATTGATAAATTGAAGTGGTAGTGCATTAGGGAAGTATTGATGTTCACATAATTACATTTCCACTTATAGTTTGAGGTCAAATGGCTCAAAAGTCTACTGTACATAACTCCTGCTTTAGCCTAGTACATGTTTGATCTTTAAAATAACATGGAGACATCCTCAGGCCCATATCATTCATCTTATTATTTTGCTTTGTGGGCCTTCGATAACAGTAATAACATGTCTACTACCACAACTAATAAGGAAAACCTATTTTTATGCTTACTGACATGTTTTATTCATCTCTGCACCTGTGAGAAGGTTGTCATCCAGGTGTCTCCACGGCGACGTGGGATTGTCGGGATCAAGAGTCAGCACGAGATCGTTGTCAAACTGCGAGGAAGCGAAGCACAGAATTAGGCCACTGTCTAGATTAGTCAGTAGGTCGACAGGGGGCACACAATCGGTTTTCCCAACAGGCAATCAGCCCCATTATGGACCGGCCCATCTCAGGCTCACTCAAGTTACCTTATTTAACGTTGGCATCACACACTGAACTATCACCACTGCTAGTTAGTGTTTAGCGCTGCCTGGCTGATATATACTGATACTGCTCTCATAGAGCAAGAATGAGCAGATTGTCACACTATTGCACActattttatttaaactttattttaccaggcaggtcaattaagaactaattcttatttacaatgacgtcctggCAACCCTGAATGGACTGAGATGCTTGCATCAGATAGGCCTAGTCTTATGTGGTCCAAATCTTAATTTGAGATACACTTGTGTAACAGACTTAATCACAAATCAAGTCCATGTGAGATTTGAACCTCTGAATTACCTGTGTTGTTGGATCTCATATGTGGACCATATTGTTAAAGCAGATATGGAGGTAACAGTGGTGGTTACCTCATATTACTAACAAACAAGACATTTCCAATGGTTGATTGTAGGGATGTAGATTGGAATCGGCCCCATGTTGAGTACACAGGGAATGAGGTCTAAATCATTGAAAGAGCGATTAGCGTCGGTCATAGGTTTGGATTAACTTCAATGTGGTAATACAACATGTGCAGTACAGTGGCCAGAAAATAGAGTCAGGGCCTGTGAGCAGAAACTCTCTGTCCTTACCGACGTTTCATATTTTGGTCGTCTCGTGTACTCcccgtcctctccctcctccatgctCTCGCACTGGTACAGACAGGCATCTGGGACAGACCAATTAGTTAGTACTGTAGGAACACAATAATTTACCGACACGCTCAAGTCAGTTGCTTGAGTGTCAGTTGCTATAGCGTTCGTAAAGCCTTCTCACTGTCCCACAGCGACCTCTCGTCCGCCACGGTTCCCAGTGCCTTATTTGGTTTGACACTGGCTAGAAATACATGACTCCGACCTTTGAGCTAAAACAAGAAGAGGGATCTACTAGTAAATGGTGGTTGTGATCATAAACACAACACCTAAATTAAGCTCCAGGTTTGATGCTTTTATACACCCATTTTAAAGGAAAAACAGGTTTCAGTCACGGGAGTCCAGTTTGGGTCTTCTGGCTTTACAAAGAGGGGGAAATCTAAGCAGTGGAGGGGAAGCTGTCTTAAAATAAATTAAGATTTCAGCCCTGAGGTGACCCAGCTTTAATAGCAGAGGGATCAGATACCCACCTACTCTGTACTGAGAATTGTTCCCCATTACTGTTGAATTTCAATTAGCAAAGGGATAGCAAAAGTCTTAGCTACTCATAATAATAGTAAACCCCATTAACTAGAGGGCCAATTTATTAAATTAAATTGTAGTTCAAGCCTACATTATCGTGGGGTGTTTTTTGTCTTGAAAGAATGCGAAGTAGGCTATCCTTTACAACTATAAAACGTTTTCCAGAACTGGTTTTGATTCATACTACAGGCTGTTTAAATTCTGTCTATCATAAAGAGTAAATGTAAAAGTTCAATCAGGTTCAGCAATCACAGGAAGTTAAAGTGCTCACAATTGACTGATTGCAT is a genomic window of Oncorhynchus keta strain PuntledgeMale-10-30-2019 chromosome 19, Oket_V2, whole genome shotgun sequence containing:
- the LOC118398169 gene encoding cyclic AMP-dependent transcription factor ATF-6 beta isoform X1, whose protein sequence is MTTDLLSDLDSRFFADNLLTSEDWDACLYQCESMEEGEDGEYTRRPKYETSFDNDLVLTLDPDNPTSPWRHLDDNLLTGAEMNKTWDSPVLKDKMTITQPLPVDMLFRVKAEPPSPASSLASDCSLTSLPDSQITVKGENPPTPPYMFGDVLSPPLGTCEVTLSSAPQAQPQSHLLPQPQQHQTAANNGINALATVHPTAATIKASTILSSKPPIQPRPVCLSALPVPQSPSPATALILHSLPSMDQSRPVVLSQSVCLGSTPAIVKMEPVSPTMPHGHSPTAPFRSKPVVPASSLPGSNGIDVSVCQSHVSQSMKVMKRQQRMIKNRESACQSRKKKKEYLQNLEGQLREAQQENERLRRENQALRERLVGKEGSESGNNKRAVCVMAVLLFMTFSFGPVSITDRKLETGLQEEVVPHAGRRLLEFETAQEHSRVEERMDPEEEEEEEGGEDGWKGGEVERESTDSYQFRNLSDVFSDVKDLVLQDIDRYFTSNDCRQFNRSESLRLADELRGWVHRHQIDRKKSGGKPKMVKKAKIAQKAQLRKTNFSRYLPIQTHRSIESQIQVFPAGPEISYSDFMDAIDRREDTFYVVSFRRDHLLLPAISHNKTTRPKMSLVMPAMSVNESLYNKSHEMMMQVDCEVMDTRIIPIKASDVPPSLRDPPSAPPAHHHHSNHTSLRGRHHPHTGGAESPRQPLPVRRREAEYYISQGGQV
- the LOC118398169 gene encoding cyclic AMP-dependent transcription factor ATF-6 beta isoform X2, whose protein sequence is MTTDLLSDLDSRFFADNLLTSEDWDACLYQCESMEEGEDGEYTRRPKYETSFDNDLVLTLDPDNPTSPWRHLDDNLLTGAEMNKTWDSPVLKDKMTITQPLPVDMLFRVKAEPPSPASSLASDCSLTSLPDSQITVKGENPPTPPYMFGDVLSPPLGTCEVTLSSAPQAQPQSHLLPQPQQHQTAANNGINALATVHPTAATIKASTILSSKPPIQPRPVCLSALPVPQSPSPATALILHSLPSMDQSRPVVLSQSVCLGSTPAIVKMEPVSPTMPHGHSPTAPFRSKPVVPASSLPGSNGIDMKVMKRQQRMIKNRESACQSRKKKKEYLQNLEGQLREAQQENERLRRENQALRERLVGKEGSESGNNKRAVCVMAVLLFMTFSFGPVSITDRKLETGLQEEVVPHAGRRLLEFETAQEHSRVEERMDPEEEEEEEGGEDGWKGGEVERESTDSYQFRNLSDVFSDVKDLVLQDIDRYFTSNDCRQFNRSESLRLADELRGWVHRHQIDRKKSGGKPKMVKKAKIAQKAQLRKTNFSRYLPIQTHRSIESQIQVFPAGPEISYSDFMDAIDRREDTFYVVSFRRDHLLLPAISHNKTTRPKMSLVMPAMSVNESLYNKSHEMMMQVDCEVMDTRIIPIKASDVPPSLRDPPSAPPAHHHHSNHTSLRGRHHPHTGGAESPRQPLPVRRREAEYYISQGGQV